CCTGCTTGATCACAGGCACGTTGATACCAGCAATAATTTGCAACTGCAAGCAGGTCTGTCTCAGGTTCTCATCCAGCACGTTCGTCGTGTGGACATCCTCAAAGACAAACGGCTGACCGCCTTCAAGCATGGCTCTGAAGATGGGGGAATCTTCTAGAGGATACGCCCCCACCACCGACGGTAAATCTGCTTGGGAGGCATCCCGCCGGATGATGGCACTACCGTCAATAATTTCGCAGTAGTAACATCGGTTTGCTCTAAAGAAGTTCATGGTGGTGTGCGTTACGGTTGCCTGAATTTCAACCGCATCGGAGAGCGATCGCAGGGCATCCGACAACTGCACCCGAAACGCATCCATTTCAGCAAGACGGTGCAACTGTTCTTCTGCGCGGGCGCGTTCAACCGCCGCCCAAGTCCGCTCTGCCGTCTCCTCGACCAGGGCGATCTCTTCTGCTGTCCACTTCCGTGGAGTGGCTTGGTGGACGGCGAGGAAAGCTTTGAACTGCCCTTCTTTGACCAGTGGGACACCGATGATGGCTTCGATCTCGACAGCCTCGTATGCAGCCCGCTCGTCCACTGACAGGTTGGGCAAGTCATCCAGGCTGCTCCACAACAGGTTCCGACCCGCCCGCCACGTCTCCATGACAAACTCCCCATAGTCTTCGAGCTGGTGCCACCCGACCCTGGACGGCACACCAGCCGTGTAATCGTTGACACGGATGAGCGTCTGCGAGCCTGAACCCTCGAACATCTCGGAGTAGAGTACCCGGTTCGCTCCGAGGTGTTCGCCGAGTACGCGGCAGGCGACCTCCTGAACGACGAGCGGGTCGGCAAGAGATCGCAGGGCATCGCTCAATTGCAGCATGTAGGCTTGCCGCTGTTCAGCGCGTTTGCGATCGGTGATGTCGTTGAAGACGGCGGCGACGCGGCGGCTCTCCTGCCCGCCGACTTTGAACGCATAAAAATCAAACCATCGATCGTGCGGTTGGGCGTATCGTTCGGCACGCACGGACTCGCCCGTGAGCGCGACGTGCCCGTAGATCTCATACCAGTACTCTTCGTAATTCGGGTCAGTCTCGCGCATCCGTTGCCCAGAGAAGTCCCGTCCAGCGAGGCGCACGGCTGCCGGATTCGCTTCGAGGTAGAAAATGTCAATCGGCTTGTCGTTCTCGTCGAAAATCACCTCGGATAGGAGGTAGCCTTCGTCCATCGTTTCAAACAGCGATCGATATTTTTCCTCCGATTCGCGTAACGACGCTTCAGCACGGGCGCGTTCAATTCTGAGCCAAACCCGCGCGGAGAGTTCCCGTAAAAGCTCGATTTCGTCCTCGCGCCAAACCGAGGGCTTACTGCGCGCGACGCCCAGATCGAAAACCCAGCGTCCATTGCTTAAGTAGGGAGTGTTGACAATCGAACCGATGTCGAACACCTCAAACGATGCGATCTGTTCGGGCGTGCGCGTTCCGTCGCGTACGTCGTTGACGATCATCGAATGCCCGGCGCAGAGCAGACGGTGTTCCTCTTCGGTGTGATAATCGGCGAGTACGAAGCTGCCGCTGATTTCAAGCTGACCGGGGGGATGACTGGGGAATAGATAGGTGCATGTGCCCGCCTCCGGGAAAATCTCGACGAACATGTAGCGCGACAAACCGAGATATTCGGTGATGCGTTTGCCCGCTATTTCCATGACTTCTTCGGCAGTGGCGAGCGGCGCAAAATCGTTCATCAAGTCGGCGAGAAAAGTGAGATTCGCCTCGCGGCGTTTGCGATCGCTGATGTCGTTGAAGAGAATCGCCACCTTGCGCTCCTGTGGCTCACCCATGCGGAAGGCGTAAACGTCGTAAAATCGCCCCAGTTCCTCAGCCACGTTTTCAAACCGCTCTGGTATTCCAGTTCGCGCAACTCTGCCGTAACTCTCAAACCAGTGTGCCTCGTGCTGTGGCACTAGCTCATGCATGGTTTTACCGATCGCATTTACCAGTCCGGTTTGTTGCTCGAAGGCTGGATTGGCTTCTAGAAAGCGATAGTCAAATGCGTTTCCAGATTCATCAAACAATACTTCGATGACGCAAAAGCCTTCGTCGATCAAATTGAACAGCGATCGATATTTCACTTCCGATTCCCGCAGGGCATCTTCTGCCTGTTTGCGATCGACAATTTCTGTTTCTAACACCGCATTCGCTGCCAGCAATTCTCCTGTCTGACGCTGCTGCAACAGCAAAGCGGTAGCCGTAAAGTCTGCCAGACTCATCATGATTCGCACATCTTCTGAGTCAAACTGCCGCTGCTCATCGTGAGACATGATCCAGATCGTGCCGAAGACGTGGTTGTCGGCAACCAGCGGCAGCACCAACCCTTCGACGATCGGGATGTTCGCGTCCTGAAAGTAAATGAAATAGCGTTCAGGATGGGAAAAAAGCACAGGAGAACCCTGGTCGAGACAAACCCCGCATGGGCTAAAGTTTCGGGGAGTGCTGCCGCCCACATGGTGGGCTAAAGTTCCTGCCAGAGCAGTCCAGCGAAAAATTTCTTCTCCGTCTGCTGTGGTTTCCAACAAGCTCAGTCCAGTCGTTCCTGCCTGGCATAGCTTCAGCGCCGTATCGACCAGTGTTTGCATCAGGCTTTCTGAGTCTTGCGCCATTTGCTGAGCGATCGCTCGCATAGCTTCGGCTTCTACCTGCCAGTTTGGTGGACGGGGAGCGCGTCGCGATAGCTCTTCAGTCAGCAAAATATCGTTGAGCGTAACAGTTTCAGAATGGGGGTGTTGCATGGCAGTTAAATTTGTAGTTCGTAGTTCGCAATTCAGAATGAGGAAATCGCTATTTCGAGTTACGAATTGTCCATTCGTAATGGCAAACGAACTATAAATGTTGCCCCTCTCCCCTCTCCTTTGCTAGCAACCTTGATCGTCCCCTGGTGCAATTCAACTAAGAGACGAGCGATCGCCAATCCAATTCCCACGCCTCCCGGGGAATGACGACTGGGCACTTCTGCCTGCGTGAAGCGATCGAAGACAGAGGGTAGAAAATCAGGACGGATACTAATTCCGGTATCTGTTACGGTAATGTGAACCTCAGAGTCAACGCATTCAAGCCGAACGGTGACTTGTCCGCCCTCTGGCGTGAATTTGATGGCATTCTCCAGCAGGTTCGCAATGATTTGTTTGAGGCGATCTCCATCCGCAAACATATTGCTCGGCACCTGATCAGATATTGTTTCAATCAGTTGAATATTCTTTGACTCAGCCGTTTCCCGAAAGCTTGTTGCGACATTGCGAACCAGAGAAGCCAGATCAACAATTTGAGATTTCAAACGCAGTTTGCCAGAGAGAAGGCTTGCCATATCCAGCAAATTCTTGAGCAGGTTTGCCTCAATCGTGGCGTTACGCTCGATTGTAGCGAGTGCTCGTGCCATTGCGTCAGGTTCAAGGGATTTAGTTTGTAGAAATCGTGCCCATCCCAGAATGGTCGCCAACGGGGATTGCAGTTCATGCGTGACCGTCATGAGAAACTCATTCTTGAAGCGGTTAGCGGATAGCTCCTGGCGAAGGCGGGACATTTGCAGTTGTGTTTCCACCCGCGCGATGAGTTCACGAGCAGAGAAGGGTTTGATCAGGTAATCATCGGCTCCGGCTTCCAGTCCTTCCACCGTTGCCTCTTCGCCTGCTCGTGCTGACAGGAGGATAATTGGAATACTTTGAGTGATGGGGTCAGCTCGCAACGTTTTGAGCAGTTGGAATCCGTCTACCTCCGGCATCATCACATCGGTTAGTACCAGATCGGGGAGTTGGTGTTGGATTAGATTGAGAGCGATCGCGCCATTGGCAGCCGTCTCCACCTGCCACCGTTCACTCAACAACCGCTTCAGATAGTCGCGCATATCGGCGTTGTCATCGACCAGCAAAATTTGGCTGGATGCCGATGAGGAAACGTGGGCATAGGTTGGTGCAAAGGGTGTTTCTCTTCCTTTCTGACTTGTGACTGCTTGGATACTTTCATTCTCTTGGGGCAACCATTGCAACGCCTCCTCTACATAGGGTGATGTCCCTATTGTGGTTGATGCTAACGTGCGATTTGCCCCAATCCGTTCCGTGGGCAAATGAGCGCAGCCAGTGGGAATCAACACGCGAAAGCAACTGCCTGATCCTTCAACACTGCTCACCTGAACGGTTCCCCCATGCAGGTTGACCAATTCCTGAACCAGGGATAAACCAATCCCTGAACCTTCAAACGTCCGTCCTTGCGCTCCTTTGACTCGGTAGAACCGCTCAAACAGATGTCCGATTTCTGCGGCTGAAATGCCAATACCCGTGTCTTGTACCGCTAGCTCGACCTGGTTATCAACGAGATGTAAACGAACCGTAATTGTGCCTGTAAACGTGAATTTGAACGCATTTGAGACTAAATTGAGAACGATCTTCTCCCACATCTCCCGATCAACATAAATTGGCTCAGGCAGAGGAGCACAATCCACCACGAAGCGCAACTTTGCCCGCTCGATCGCAGACCGAAAAACACTGGCTAGCTCTGTGGTAAAGGTGGAAAGGTCGATGGGTTCGTAAATCGCTTGAATGCGATCGCTCTCAATGCGTGAGAAATCTAACAGCGTATTCACCAGCTTGAGCAACCGCAATCCATTCCGGTGAGCGAGTTGGAGTTGCTCCTTGAGGGAGGATAAGGAAGTAGGAGGGTGAGAGGGTGAGTTTTGCATGGCTTCCACTCTCTCACTCTCCCACTCTCCCACTCTCGCCAAAGCATCTTCCAGCGGACCCAGCATCAAGGTGAGCGGGGTGCGAAACTCATGAGAGACATTGCTGAAGAAAGTCGTTTTGGCGCAATCAAGCTTTGCCAATGCCTCCGCCCGTTTGCGCTCCGCTTCATAGCTTCGAGCAGTAGCGATCGAGCTTTCAACCTGCTGAGCTACCAGTTCGAGAAATGAACGGTATTCTGAACTGAACTGGAGGCGAGGACTGATTCCAGCAATCAGCAAACACTCCACCCGTTCTTTGTTGCTCGATAGGATCGGGAGAATAAAGGCAGAATGGGGACTTTCGAGCCACGGGTCAACCGATAGCACTCCGAAGCGATCGACAACATCTGTGATCAGTTGCGGTTCGCGGCTTTGCAGCACTTTAGCCAGCGGCCAGCCACCAGACTGCTCGCTCAAATCGTTTGCATCTGTGTGTGTGGTTAGCGCAATGGTTGGGGATGCAGCGGCACTGTCGGGGGGCAACCCACTTGAAGCGACCAGTTCTGCTAAGTTGCCTTGGGAATTGACCTGGTAGAACAGAGCAAAGGGAATATCGTAGGGGTTAAGCGTATCAGCAGTAGACAGACAGACAGACTGTAGTGTTTTTGCACCGCTTCCGGCTGTGGCTAGCTCGCGTAACATTGTTAAGCGACGTTGACCAATTACTTGCTGAGTTGTTTCGGTCACGGTGCAGAGTACGCCACTGATAGTACCTGCCTCGTCTCGAACAGGGCTGTAGCAGAAGGTAAAGTAGGTTTCTTCCAGATAACCGAAGCGAATGGGGTGATAAAGCTGGTCTTTGGCAAAGAAGGCGTCGCCTGTGGTCATGACGCCATCAAATAGTTGCTTGGTTACATCCCAAATCTTTAACCAGGTTTCACAGGCGGGTTTTCCCAGTGCTGTTGGGTGCTTTGTTGCAAGGATCGGAGCAAAGTCATCGTTGTAAAGCTGGATGTAATCATGCCCCCAGAAAATGCTTTGAGCAAAGCGAGACGCAAGTATGGTGCTGACGGAGGTACGCAGGGACGACGAC
This is a stretch of genomic DNA from Oscillatoria sp. FACHB-1407. It encodes these proteins:
- a CDS encoding ATP-binding protein — translated: MQHPHSETVTLNDILLTEELSRRAPRPPNWQVEAEAMRAIAQQMAQDSESLMQTLVDTALKLCQAGTTGLSLLETTADGEEIFRWTALAGTLAHHVGGSTPRNFSPCGVCLDQGSPVLFSHPERYFIYFQDANIPIVEGLVLPLVADNHVFGTIWIMSHDEQRQFDSEDVRIMMSLADFTATALLLQQRQTGELLAANAVLETEIVDRKQAEDALRESEVKYRSLFNLIDEGFCVIEVLFDESGNAFDYRFLEANPAFEQQTGLVNAIGKTMHELVPQHEAHWFESYGRVARTGIPERFENVAEELGRFYDVYAFRMGEPQERKVAILFNDISDRKRREANLTFLADLMNDFAPLATAEEVMEIAGKRITEYLGLSRYMFVEIFPEAGTCTYLFPSHPPGQLEISGSFVLADYHTEEEHRLLCAGHSMIVNDVRDGTRTPEQIASFEVFDIGSIVNTPYLSNGRWVFDLGVARSKPSVWREDEIELLRELSARVWLRIERARAEASLRESEEKYRSLFETMDEGYLLSEVIFDENDKPIDIFYLEANPAAVRLAGRDFSGQRMRETDPNYEEYWYEIYGHVALTGESVRAERYAQPHDRWFDFYAFKVGGQESRRVAAVFNDITDRKRAEQRQAYMLQLSDALRSLADPLVVQEVACRVLGEHLGANRVLYSEMFEGSGSQTLIRVNDYTAGVPSRVGWHQLEDYGEFVMETWRAGRNLLWSSLDDLPNLSVDERAAYEAVEIEAIIGVPLVKEGQFKAFLAVHQATPRKWTAEEIALVEETAERTWAAVERARAEEQLHRLAEMDAFRVQLSDALRSLSDAVEIQATVTHTTMNFFRANRCYYCEIIDGSAIIRRDASQADLPSVVGAYPLEDSPIFRAMLEGGQPFVFEDVHTTNVLDENLRQTCLQLQIIAGINVPVIKQGEPVGILAITQTTPRKWTTFEMDLAEEIADRTWATIERTRAEANLREAELQRVREQSAREQEQQRAESLAELDRAKTVFFSNVSHEFRTPLTLILSPLEEALRSLEGVCGDGGDQTLSSPSLPSPSSLRQQLQLAHRNSLRLLKLVNTLLDFSRIEAGRMEAVYEPTDLSNYTTELASVFRSAIERAGLQLIVDCKPLPEPVFVDREMWEKIVLNLLSNAFKFTFEGAITVRLHPVDSNQAILHIQDTGTGIAPQHLPHLFERFYQVRSTQARTYEGSGIGLALVHELVQLHNGTIQVNSTLGEGTWFTVSLPFGTKHLPSDRLQDEGDRSPTRTLASTGMSAASYVEEAERWLPSQTSEAFKTSEVPPPTLASARVLLVDDNADMREYLTRILSEHVQVEAVADGATALVAAQTRVPDLILSDVMMPGLDGFELLGALRADPRTREIPILLLSARAGEEAIVEGLEAGADDYLVKPFSAQELVSRVMAHLQMAQLRGEALQEARSTLRSRDEFISVVSHELNTPLVSILGWTRMLRSSPPNPVMLNKALDTIERNATLQGKLVQDLLDISRITAGKLRLNPQPIELQPVIETAIATVTQLAADKGIHLTWQKTVTEPVVVMGDSDRLSQVLINLLTNAIKFTPASGNVALELSVVNNDAAYAEIQIIDTGVGITADFLPQVFERFRQAEGAHSVKGLGLGLAIARHIVELHNGTIHADSAGEENGATFTVRFPLLQDGGS
- a CDS encoding ATP-binding response regulator — protein: MTIASESPNPLSESLFAGGGEMGVLMRSFDWSTTPLGPVENWSSSLRTSVSTILASRFAQSIFWGHDYIQLYNDDFAPILATKHPTALGKPACETWLKIWDVTKQLFDGVMTTGDAFFAKDQLYHPIRFGYLEETYFTFCYSPVRDEAGTISGVLCTVTETTQQVIGQRRLTMLRELATAGSGAKTLQSVCLSTADTLNPYDIPFALFYQVNSQGNLAELVASSGLPPDSAAASPTIALTTHTDANDLSEQSGGWPLAKVLQSREPQLITDVVDRFGVLSVDPWLESPHSAFILPILSSNKERVECLLIAGISPRLQFSSEYRSFLELVAQQVESSIATARSYEAERKRAEALAKLDCAKTTFFSNVSHEFRTPLTLMLGPLEDALARVGEWESERVEAMQNSPSHPPTSLSSLKEQLQLAHRNGLRLLKLVNTLLDFSRIESDRIQAIYEPIDLSTFTTELASVFRSAIERAKLRFVVDCAPLPEPIYVDREMWEKIVLNLVSNAFKFTFTGTITVRLHLVDNQVELAVQDTGIGISAAEIGHLFERFYRVKGAQGRTFEGSGIGLSLVQELVNLHGGTVQVSSVEGSGSCFRVLIPTGCAHLPTERIGANRTLASTTIGTSPYVEEALQWLPQENESIQAVTSQKGRETPFAPTYAHVSSSASSQILLVDDNADMRDYLKRLLSERWQVETAANGAIALNLIQHQLPDLVLTDVMMPEVDGFQLLKTLRADPITQSIPIILLSARAGEEATVEGLEAGADDYLIKPFSARELIARVETQLQMSRLRQELSANRFKNEFLMTVTHELQSPLATILGWARFLQTKSLEPDAMARALATIERNATIEANLLKNLLDMASLLSGKLRLKSQIVDLASLVRNVATSFRETAESKNIQLIETISDQVPSNMFADGDRLKQIIANLLENAIKFTPEGGQVTVRLECVDSEVHITVTDTGISIRPDFLPSVFDRFTQAEVPSRHSPGGVGIGLAIARLLVELHQGTIKVASKGEGRGATFIVRLPLRMDNS